Within Anthonomus grandis grandis unplaced genomic scaffold, icAntGran1.3 ctg00000879.1, whole genome shotgun sequence, the genomic segment ACAGAGTTGCAGactatacaaatataatttaaaaagagcgTATTTTTACAACACTTAAAACTGCGAGACTATTTTAATGGTACATCCTGTACCTTAATTAGATTAAAacttaatacataaaattattgatcTACCTACTCAATTCAGCAGataataataaatctaatttaaaacgTCAAATAAATTCCCAGCAGCCTGGCCCAGTGCAACCACCTACTCAGTTCAGTGGCAGAACAAGGGTCAAGTTTCAGGGAAGTCGGGTCAGTCTAGCAATACAGGAAAAACCAACGCACTTCGAAAAAAGAGAAATTACTCTTCATAGAGGGTTCGATTTCGTGCGCACCAAAGTATCCAGAAGAAGAACCTTGCATTGATGAATGCCAACAAATAACACCCGATATTCTTCACAATGTCCGGGAACGCACTTTTAATAGCTACTGTATGATAAAGTAAATggcgaacatttaatttaaaaaaaaaaaccctattgTTTCACCTATATAAAACGATCCCATAGGTAGGTACTCTATACTCTCCGCTGTCAAAACTCAACTGTCAGTTTCAGGcctttaatcaaaaaaaataataataaaaaccataaacaaaaaccagcttaaaatttaccaaattttttcaTAAGTATTTACAATTTCCCATCGATTTTAACCTCGTCCCTTTCCACCCACCATGATGGATCTCCTGGAGGAAATAACCGACGAGAGTGATCAcgagcagcagcagcagcagcagcaggaGAGTCCCCGGGGGTACTACACCAGAGCCAAAAGGCGACGACTGTCGGAGCAGTTCCCGCAGGATAGAGAGGACGCCTCCTCTTCCTCCTCCTCCTACAGGGTTCCGGAGGTCAGCAAGAGGAAGAACCCGATCATGTTCGTGCCCACGGAGGTTCTGCAGAGTATATTCAAGCATTTGACTTACCACGAATTAAGTAAGTTATACATTTAAGAAATGTTACTTGTTCTGTCCTTGAGACCtctttagtacaattttatgCTGATTTAAGCAGGGTACATACTGAATACATTTTGGGATGGACAAACATTCTAGTACAATTATTGTTATGGTAGGTTCGAAGGTGAGGCTGGTCAACAGGAGATTCAAAATTGTAGCGGAAGATCTACTGAATCTGGGTTATAAAAGGATACAGAGGAAATTTAGGGCCCTGATCGCGTCTACGGAAGTGGCCCTACGCTGTATAGAGGACGACATGGAGACTAAATGCATCGCCAGGCTGCTCTCCTTATtggaagttttaaatttacagGTAAAAGTTATTGTACAATAATTACAAAACATTAACAAAATCGTAGTACGCCGTGGTACTTTCGACCATATGGCGGTACGTCTACAACGACCTTTACAAGTGCAAGTCGACCTGCATGTACGCCGGCTTAATCATAGACACCCACGAGGCTTTTTTCTGGAAATTCGTACATTGTCCGAACCAGTTGTACTCGCCGGCAGTCATCAAGGAGTATGTGAGTATATTCACGTATTGCACGTTATTTTGGCTCAGTAACTAGTTTTTGGTCACGTCATTTCGAGAGTTCGCGTTTTGACCGCCTTAAGCTTGTTCCAGACTTATCCCCCGGAAGTGACGAAAATCATccagatgattttttattaaaaacagtccagaaattaatttaatccaactttaaaaattcataagaaatccaaatcaagagcaatttacttgaaacttcttaaaGCTATAGAGACATCTATTCCTAATTGGCgaaaaaagtttcaagtaaattggtccaatattttttaagttataaattttttattaaaaacagtccagaaattaatttaatccaactttaaaaattcattaaaaattcaaatcaagaacaatttacttgaaacttcttaagGTTATAGGGACATCTATTCCTAATCGGTGGAAAAcggtttcaagtaaattggtccaatattttttcagttatgaattttttattaaaaacagtccagaaattaatttaatccaactttaaaaattcattaaaaattcaaatcaagaacaatttacttgaaactttgtaAGGTTATATAGACATCTATTCCTAATTGGCGagaaaagtttcaagtaaattggtccaatattttttaagttataaattttttattaaaaacagtccagaaattaatttaatccaactttaaaaattcattaaaaattcaaatcaagaacaatttacttgaaacttcttaagGTTATAGGGACATCTATTCCTAATCGGTGGAAAAcggtttcaagtaaattggtccaatattttttcagttatgaattttttattaaaaacagtccagaaattaatttaatccaactttaaaaattcattaaaaattcaaatcaagaacaatttacttgaaactttgtaAGGTTATATAGACATCTATTCCTAATTGGCGagaaaagtttcaagtaaattggtccaatattttttaagttataaattttttattaaaaacagtccagaaattaatttaatccaactttaaaaattcataagaaatccaaatcaagagcaatttacttgaaacttcttaaaGCTATAGAGACATCTATTCCTAATTGGAgaaaaaagtttcaagtaaattggtccaatattttttaagttataaattttttattaaaaacagtccagaaattaatttaatccaactttaaaaattcataagaaatccaaatcaagagcaatttacttgaaacttcttaaaGCTATAGAGACATCTATTCCTAATTGGCgaaaaaagtttcaagtaaattggtccaatatttttcaagttatgaattttttattaaaaacagtgcagacattaatttaatccaaatttaaaaattcataagaaatccAAATCAAGagtaatttacttgaaatttcttaaagCTATAGAGACATCTATTCCTAATTGGCgaaaaaagtttcaagtaaattggtccaatattttttaagttatgaattttt encodes:
- the LOC126749890 gene encoding uncharacterized protein LOC126749890, whose translation is MMDLLEEITDESDHEQQQQQQQESPRGYYTRAKRRRLSEQFPQDREDASSSSSSYRVPEVSKRKNPIMFVPTEVLQSIFKHLTYHELSSKVRLVNRRFKIVAEDLLNLGYKRIQRKFRALIASTEVALRCIEDDMETKCIARLLSLLEVLNLQYAVVLSTIWRYVYNDLYKCKSTCMYAGLIIDTHEAFFWKFVHCPNQLYSPAVIKEYTYPPEVTKIIQMIFY